A genome region from Mycobacterium sp. 3519A includes the following:
- a CDS encoding NAD(P)/FAD-dependent oxidoreductase: MNEILILGAGYTGMAAAAGLVGRLKHRDDVHVTIVNPQTRFTERLRLHQIASGQELADLRIPDQLADTGVDFVKGWVTGIDADARTVRVDDAYTLRYDTLVFALGSVADTETVPGVDEFAYTLNSAQDAALLAAQLSRRSDGTIVVAGGGLTGVESAAEIAEQHPELDVVLLSRQEPGAMMGAKARARLHAGLERLGVRVRAGAEIVKVMADGVALDDGEVVRADAVLWTTGVRVSPIAARAGFEVDDRGRIVTDESLRSVSHPAVYAVGDAAAIRQGYGIMHGTCQSGIPSALHAAASIARELKGKQPKRFRFGYVHQPVSLGRHDGVIQFTHADDSPGRFYLAGRYAVAYKETVSSSPWTTYRLLKVLPALGAATWRRGGRSTR, from the coding sequence ATGAACGAGATCCTGATACTGGGCGCCGGATACACCGGCATGGCGGCCGCCGCGGGCCTCGTGGGCCGACTCAAACACCGCGACGACGTGCACGTCACCATCGTCAACCCGCAGACCCGGTTCACCGAACGACTGCGCCTGCACCAGATTGCCTCCGGCCAGGAATTGGCCGACCTTCGGATCCCCGACCAGTTGGCGGACACCGGCGTCGACTTCGTCAAGGGCTGGGTGACCGGTATCGACGCCGACGCGCGAACCGTCCGGGTGGACGATGCCTACACGTTGCGCTACGACACACTGGTCTTTGCGCTCGGTAGCGTCGCCGACACCGAAACAGTCCCGGGTGTCGACGAATTCGCGTACACACTGAACAGCGCACAAGACGCAGCACTGCTCGCCGCCCAGTTGAGCCGCCGCTCCGACGGCACCATCGTGGTGGCAGGCGGCGGGCTGACCGGAGTGGAGTCCGCGGCCGAAATCGCCGAGCAGCATCCTGAACTCGATGTCGTGCTGTTGAGCCGCCAGGAGCCAGGGGCGATGATGGGCGCCAAAGCGCGGGCCCGGTTGCACGCCGGTCTCGAACGGTTGGGTGTGCGGGTACGCGCCGGTGCCGAGATCGTGAAGGTGATGGCGGACGGTGTCGCGCTGGACGACGGCGAGGTGGTGCGCGCCGATGCGGTGTTGTGGACCACGGGCGTGCGCGTGTCCCCCATCGCCGCCCGCGCGGGCTTCGAGGTCGACGACCGCGGACGCATCGTGACCGACGAATCGCTGCGTTCGGTGTCGCATCCGGCCGTCTACGCCGTCGGCGACGCCGCCGCGATCCGACAGGGCTACGGGATCATGCACGGCACCTGCCAGAGCGGCATCCCGAGCGCGCTGCACGCGGCAGCGTCGATCGCTCGCGAGCTGAAAGGCAAGCAGCCCAAGCGGTTCCGCTTCGGCTATGTGCACCAGCCGGTGAGCCTGGGCCGCCACGACGGCGTCATCCAGTTCACCCACGCCGACGACAGCCCTGGCCGGTTCTACCTGGCCGGCCGCTACGCGGTGGCGTACAAAGAGACGGTGAGCTCCAGCCCGTGGACCACATATCGACTTCTCAAGGTGCTGCCCGCGCTGGGAGCGGCGACCTGGCGGCGCGGCGGCCGGTCGACGAGATGA
- a CDS encoding GNAT family N-acetyltransferase, whose amino-acid sequence MTDWQLRTGSAADLDLVGPLWTAVHHRHAAVMPHLAPYVSDDETWRVRRGLYEQLLAKPDTLLLLAFDGDTAVGYGLAHVMPVDDSWIADTWVTGPRIGEIESLSVLPEYRGGGLGSALLTRLEEHLRDAGCEDLILGALPGNTDAIRLYERMGYQPTWLYLSRFTGRDSQR is encoded by the coding sequence ATGACCGATTGGCAACTGCGGACCGGCAGCGCGGCGGACTTGGATCTGGTGGGTCCGCTGTGGACCGCGGTGCATCACCGACATGCGGCGGTCATGCCGCACTTGGCACCGTATGTCAGTGACGACGAGACGTGGCGCGTCAGGCGCGGCCTGTACGAGCAGTTGCTCGCCAAGCCCGACACACTGCTGCTGCTCGCGTTCGACGGGGACACCGCGGTGGGCTACGGCCTGGCCCACGTGATGCCGGTCGACGACAGTTGGATCGCGGACACCTGGGTCACCGGCCCGCGGATCGGCGAAATCGAATCCCTCAGCGTGCTACCGGAATACCGCGGCGGAGGGCTGGGCTCGGCCCTTCTGACTCGCCTCGAGGAGCACCTGCGCGACGCGGGCTGCGAAGACCTGATCCTGGGCGCCTTGCCCGGCAACACCGACGCGATCCGCCTCTACGAGCGCATGGGTTACCAACCGACGTGGCTCTATTTGTCGCGGTTCACCGGCCGCGACAGCCAGCGGTAG
- a CDS encoding TetR/AcrR family transcriptional regulator, with protein MVLGKVSEATDTRTRLIDAAVDLFTRHSYAGTSLQMIADELGFTKAAIYHHFRTREQLLAAVLEPMLDELRAVVEAAQAKRTAHARAEHMLTGYATLAVRNRGLVAVLAADPSVATALSERAEWGELIGRQLALLADVDSGPGGEVKAAMVFAGMAGAVGPAWGRFDDDALREHLVDAGRRTLGLRAPRRS; from the coding sequence ATGGTGCTTGGGAAGGTGTCCGAGGCCACCGACACCCGTACTCGACTCATCGACGCTGCGGTCGATCTGTTCACCCGGCACAGTTATGCCGGCACGTCCTTGCAGATGATCGCCGATGAACTCGGATTCACGAAAGCCGCCATCTACCACCATTTCCGAACGCGTGAACAACTGCTGGCCGCCGTCCTCGAACCCATGCTGGACGAACTGCGCGCCGTCGTCGAAGCCGCCCAGGCCAAACGCACCGCGCATGCGCGGGCCGAGCACATGCTCACCGGGTACGCGACGCTGGCCGTGCGCAACCGGGGGTTGGTCGCGGTGCTCGCCGCGGATCCGAGCGTTGCCACCGCGCTCAGCGAGCGTGCCGAATGGGGTGAACTCATCGGCCGCCAGCTCGCACTGTTGGCCGATGTCGACTCCGGACCGGGCGGCGAGGTGAAGGCGGCCATGGTGTTCGCAGGCATGGCGGGCGCAGTGGGGCCCGCGTGGGGACGTTTCGACGACGACGCGTTGCGCGAACATTTGGTGGACGCCGGGCGTCGCACGCTGGGGCTGCGGGCGCCTCGGCGCTCGTGA
- a CDS encoding TspO/MBR family protein has translation MQPKTLVSTLGAVLLTGAVGGLASRPAQSGWYAKLKKPSFQPPRQAFPIVWPILYADIAAVSASTLDHLRNRDQGQARTFAALLGVNLVLNASWSWLFFDRRLLGTSAVAAAALTASSADLTRRAVAARGPAAGVLAAYPAWCAFATLLSSRIWQLNRGR, from the coding sequence ATGCAACCGAAGACCCTGGTCAGCACCCTTGGAGCAGTCCTTCTCACCGGCGCGGTCGGCGGTTTGGCGAGCAGGCCCGCGCAGTCGGGCTGGTACGCCAAGCTGAAGAAGCCGAGCTTTCAGCCGCCGCGGCAGGCCTTTCCGATCGTGTGGCCGATCCTCTACGCGGACATCGCCGCCGTCTCGGCGTCGACGTTGGATCACCTGCGCAACCGCGACCAGGGGCAGGCCCGAACCTTCGCGGCGCTGCTGGGGGTCAATCTCGTGCTGAACGCCAGTTGGTCGTGGTTGTTCTTCGACCGTCGACTGCTCGGCACCTCGGCTGTGGCGGCCGCGGCGTTGACGGCCAGCAGTGCCGATCTCACGAGGCGGGCGGTTGCCGCGCGCGGACCCGCCGCGGGAGTGCTCGCCGCCTACCCGGCGTGGTGCGCGTTCGCGACGCTGCTGTCTTCGCGCATCTGGCAACTCAACCGCGGCCGGTGA
- a CDS encoding alkaline phosphatase family protein produces MGYVGYVGRVGALAVALGVGLAVGTMPGVALAEPSDAASTTSVESDSPPPKKHTPKKKSSSTPVKPDEPASTAPDTASAATPSTKVTTTDRNENTPTTPKRKPRKVDPDRVTKKSTRSPAPSNVKPKADSSTDTAPTPSPPNEFRSAADMPSSSARTVTVSTPVTSRVEPPKFSGPLTPLNIVTEVVSSLLGWAGLGPSMTASPFAPLHEPVLWTMLAWVRREIEQTLRIAVPTAGVQHVPALIVTGPNLLVNPGAELGDPSLSGYSSVTVPGWTVTGTPTVIEYGTPRRFPWPTSSPGPTFPRFLAFPTSASAPPDSGEQFFGGGPVATSTLSQTVDLRAAATEIDGGTVPYALSGYLGGFTIDPSAASVRVEFLDASGATLGTGRIRPVGVLDRFFQTRFLSRQTTGTIPVGTRAARVVVTLADRNPVLGNYNNAYADNLSFRVGSENVVAPTLVRPDSHVGELDHVFMVYMENKGFSDIVGSRNAPYLNSLIQTYGFASKYYALTHPSDPNYYPIIGGSDFGFNYNCPADCFDPPVNLVDNIELAHKTWAGYMEGGGGYSTPTDRLPFLAFHDIYDDQARVESHLFDLSEMAGDLVVPHLAPDFVWFAADDATNMEGPTDTLSGVIGWALSQLTPQFLGGHQYNVAAGDRWLAETLPIIMDSNTWNDPNERSAIFLTFDEDYNNISLGIGNDGNHIVTVVIPSPGAVAGGMRAGAFIADDRYDHYSLLRTIEDSLGLPPLTNNDRYAYPMNEFWT; encoded by the coding sequence ATGGGTTACGTCGGGTACGTCGGCAGGGTGGGTGCGCTGGCCGTCGCGCTCGGCGTGGGCCTCGCGGTGGGAACGATGCCGGGTGTCGCACTGGCGGAGCCATCCGATGCGGCGTCGACGACGTCCGTGGAGTCGGACTCGCCGCCTCCGAAGAAGCACACGCCGAAGAAGAAGTCGTCCAGTACGCCGGTCAAGCCCGACGAGCCTGCGTCGACGGCTCCCGACACCGCTTCCGCCGCAACGCCGTCGACCAAGGTGACCACGACGGATCGAAACGAGAACACACCGACCACGCCGAAACGCAAACCGCGCAAGGTCGACCCCGATCGGGTGACCAAGAAGTCAACACGAAGTCCAGCACCGTCGAACGTCAAGCCCAAGGCCGATTCCAGCACCGACACCGCCCCGACACCGAGTCCTCCCAACGAATTTCGGTCGGCGGCCGACATGCCGAGCTCGAGTGCACGAACCGTCACCGTCAGCACACCGGTCACATCGCGTGTGGAGCCGCCCAAGTTCAGCGGTCCACTGACGCCGCTGAACATCGTCACCGAGGTGGTCTCGAGCCTGCTCGGTTGGGCCGGGCTTGGCCCCTCGATGACCGCCAGTCCCTTTGCGCCGCTTCACGAGCCGGTGTTGTGGACCATGTTGGCCTGGGTGCGCCGCGAGATCGAGCAGACGCTGCGAATCGCGGTGCCCACCGCGGGCGTGCAGCATGTCCCCGCGCTGATCGTCACGGGACCCAACCTGTTGGTCAACCCTGGCGCCGAACTCGGTGATCCGTCATTGTCGGGCTACAGCTCGGTGACCGTGCCGGGCTGGACGGTGACGGGCACCCCGACCGTCATCGAGTACGGCACACCGCGCCGCTTCCCGTGGCCCACTTCGTCGCCGGGCCCGACATTCCCGCGGTTCCTGGCGTTCCCCACCTCGGCCAGTGCGCCGCCCGACAGCGGCGAGCAATTCTTCGGGGGTGGACCGGTCGCGACGTCCACTCTGAGCCAAACTGTCGATCTCCGCGCCGCCGCTACCGAAATCGACGGCGGCACAGTGCCTTACGCGTTGAGCGGATACCTTGGTGGATTCACCATCGATCCGTCAGCGGCCTCGGTCCGCGTCGAGTTCCTCGACGCAAGCGGGGCGACACTCGGCACCGGCAGGATCCGCCCGGTCGGGGTGCTGGATCGCTTCTTCCAGACCCGGTTCCTCAGCCGTCAGACCACCGGAACCATTCCGGTGGGCACCCGCGCCGCACGCGTGGTCGTCACGCTGGCGGACCGCAACCCGGTGCTGGGCAACTACAACAACGCCTACGCCGACAACCTGTCGTTTCGGGTGGGCTCGGAGAACGTCGTCGCGCCGACGCTTGTCCGACCGGACTCGCACGTCGGCGAACTCGATCACGTGTTCATGGTCTACATGGAGAACAAGGGCTTCAGCGACATCGTCGGCAGCCGCAACGCGCCGTACCTGAACAGCCTCATCCAGACCTACGGGTTCGCATCCAAATACTACGCGCTGACCCACCCGAGCGACCCGAATTACTATCCGATCATTGGTGGTTCAGATTTCGGGTTCAACTACAACTGCCCGGCCGACTGCTTCGACCCCCCAGTGAACCTGGTCGACAACATCGAGTTGGCGCACAAGACCTGGGCCGGCTACATGGAGGGCGGCGGCGGCTACAGCACACCCACCGACCGGTTGCCGTTCCTCGCGTTCCATGACATCTACGACGACCAGGCCCGGGTGGAAAGCCACTTGTTCGATCTGTCGGAAATGGCAGGAGATCTCGTCGTTCCCCATCTGGCGCCCGATTTCGTGTGGTTCGCCGCCGACGACGCGACCAACATGGAGGGCCCCACCGATACCCTCAGCGGCGTCATCGGGTGGGCGTTGAGTCAGCTCACGCCGCAATTCCTTGGCGGACACCAATACAACGTGGCGGCGGGCGACCGATGGCTCGCCGAGACGCTGCCCATCATCATGGACTCGAACACCTGGAACGACCCCAACGAGAGAAGCGCCATCTTCCTGACCTTCGACGAGGACTACAACAACATCTCGTTGGGCATCGGCAATGACGGCAACCACATCGTCACCGTGGTCATCCCGTCACCGGGTGCGGTCGCAGGTGGGATGCGTGCCGGTGCGTTCATCGCCGACGACCGCTACGACCACTACAGCCTGCTGCGCACGATCGAGGATTCGCTCGGGCTTCCACCGCTGACCAACAACGACCGCTACGCGTACCCCATGAACGAATTCTGGACGTAG
- a CDS encoding RNA polymerase sigma-70 factor, with protein MTSDQQTFADHRTLLFSIAYRILGSAADAEDVVQDAWFKWSAQDRSRVSDPKAYLARIISNLSMERLRSTRRQRETYVGPWLPEPILTQPDASDDVATAESVSMAMLVVLETLSPLERAVFVLKEVFDFSYAEIGDAVDRSESSVRQAAHRAREHVRARRPRFETDRVKKRQATERFFAAITGGDINSLMELLAPEVTLWTDGGGKVRQAMRPIRGIDNVARWIAGASQRPYEGVEIADMAAEVVEINGGPGIVLTGGGRVIATLTVDLDADGRIETVHNVANPDKLRAVTDGVKYI; from the coding sequence ATGACGTCGGACCAGCAGACGTTCGCCGATCACAGAACCCTGTTGTTCTCGATCGCCTACCGGATCCTCGGCTCCGCCGCGGACGCCGAAGACGTCGTCCAGGACGCCTGGTTCAAGTGGTCGGCACAGGATCGCTCGCGGGTGTCCGACCCGAAGGCCTACCTGGCGCGCATCATCTCGAACCTGTCGATGGAGCGGCTTCGCTCGACCCGGCGCCAGCGCGAAACCTATGTGGGGCCTTGGCTTCCGGAGCCGATCCTCACCCAGCCCGACGCGTCCGACGACGTTGCTACCGCCGAATCGGTGTCGATGGCGATGCTCGTCGTGCTGGAGACCCTCAGCCCACTGGAGCGCGCGGTGTTCGTGCTCAAGGAGGTGTTCGACTTCAGCTACGCCGAAATCGGTGACGCCGTCGACCGCTCGGAATCCTCCGTACGGCAAGCGGCCCACCGGGCGCGTGAGCACGTCCGGGCGCGCCGCCCGCGGTTCGAGACCGACCGCGTCAAGAAACGCCAAGCCACCGAACGCTTCTTCGCCGCGATCACCGGGGGTGACATCAACTCGTTGATGGAACTGCTCGCGCCTGAGGTCACGCTGTGGACCGACGGCGGAGGCAAGGTCCGCCAGGCGATGCGCCCGATCCGCGGCATCGACAACGTCGCCCGCTGGATCGCCGGCGCCAGTCAGCGGCCATATGAGGGTGTCGAAATCGCCGATATGGCAGCCGAAGTCGTCGAGATCAACGGCGGGCCGGGAATCGTGTTGACCGGCGGTGGCCGGGTGATCGCCACCCTCACCGTCGACCTAGACGCCGACGGTCGCATCGAAACTGTGCACAACGTGGCCAACCCCGACAAGCTGCGTGCGGTGACAGACGGGGTGAAGTACATCTAG
- a CDS encoding substrate-binding domain-containing protein, translating into MAKRFTAYILSAVLVSLTACSGGERTATTTESSPVGNAPRATVALITHQAPGDTFWDLVRRGVEAAARKDNIDLQYSHNPDSAAQADLVRSAVNAKVSGIAVTLANPAVMAPAVREAVAAGIPVVAINSGIRDWDQLGVMAYFGQDELIAGQAAGERLTNEQAQNALCVIHEPGHVNLEARCEGLANAFAGKSQTLEVDGVDKAIVKNAVAARLRQDFSIDRILTLGAPMALAALEAVAEENSYAKVATFDTNAGVVDAIKNGMVEWAIDQQPFLQGYLAVDSLWLYFTNRDVIGGGQPTLTGPSFVDETNINTVADLAAAGTR; encoded by the coding sequence ATGGCCAAACGGTTCACTGCGTACATCCTCTCGGCCGTATTGGTTTCGCTTACGGCATGTTCGGGCGGTGAGCGGACGGCCACGACGACGGAGTCGAGTCCGGTCGGCAACGCGCCGCGCGCGACGGTCGCTCTGATCACCCACCAGGCGCCAGGAGACACGTTCTGGGACCTCGTCCGGCGCGGTGTCGAAGCGGCCGCTCGTAAAGACAACATCGATCTGCAGTATTCGCACAACCCCGATTCGGCGGCGCAGGCAGACCTCGTGCGGTCGGCCGTCAACGCGAAGGTGTCAGGTATCGCTGTCACGCTGGCCAACCCCGCGGTGATGGCGCCCGCGGTGCGGGAGGCGGTAGCAGCCGGAATACCGGTAGTGGCAATCAATTCCGGGATCAGAGACTGGGACCAGCTCGGCGTGATGGCGTATTTCGGGCAGGACGAGTTGATCGCGGGCCAGGCCGCGGGGGAGCGCCTCACCAACGAACAGGCGCAAAACGCGCTTTGTGTGATCCACGAACCGGGGCACGTCAACCTCGAAGCCCGATGCGAAGGATTGGCGAACGCATTCGCCGGTAAGTCTCAGACGCTCGAAGTCGACGGTGTGGACAAGGCGATCGTCAAGAACGCGGTCGCGGCACGCCTACGACAGGACTTCAGCATCGACCGCATCCTGACCCTCGGAGCCCCAATGGCTTTGGCCGCGTTGGAGGCGGTGGCCGAGGAGAACAGCTACGCCAAGGTGGCGACATTCGACACCAACGCCGGCGTCGTCGACGCGATCAAGAACGGCATGGTCGAGTGGGCCATCGACCAACAGCCGTTCCTGCAGGGCTATCTCGCGGTCGACTCGCTGTGGCTTTACTTCACCAACAGGGACGTGATCGGCGGTGGCCAGCCCACCTTGACCGGACCATCGTTCGTCGACGAGACGAACATCAACACGGTGGCCGACCTCGCAGCGGCCGGCACCCGCTGA
- a CDS encoding SDR family NAD(P)-dependent oxidoreductase encodes MKTAVVTGGGSGIGRAVADRLRADGYHVATLDVTPCADEFAQTADVTDRAQVDAALAAIRAQLGPVTILVNAAGLDAFTPFTEITFDEWRKVVDVNLNGVFHCTQAVLPDMIEAGWGRIVNISSSSTHSGTPYMSHYVAAKSAVNGLTKSLALEYGPAGITVNAVPPGFIDTPMLRSAQSRGVIGDVQATINATPVRRMGKPDDIAAACAFLISDEAGYITGQILGVNGGRNT; translated from the coding sequence ATGAAGACGGCTGTCGTCACCGGGGGCGGCTCAGGCATCGGGCGGGCGGTGGCCGATCGGTTGCGCGCCGATGGCTATCACGTGGCCACACTCGACGTGACGCCCTGCGCGGACGAGTTCGCCCAGACCGCCGACGTCACGGACCGCGCCCAAGTGGACGCCGCGCTCGCGGCCATACGCGCACAACTGGGGCCGGTGACCATCCTGGTCAACGCCGCCGGCCTGGACGCGTTCACCCCGTTCACCGAGATCACGTTCGACGAGTGGCGCAAAGTGGTCGACGTCAACCTAAACGGGGTGTTCCACTGCACGCAGGCGGTGCTGCCGGACATGATCGAAGCGGGCTGGGGCCGCATCGTCAACATCTCGTCGTCCAGCACGCATTCCGGGACGCCGTACATGTCGCATTACGTGGCCGCGAAATCGGCGGTCAACGGGTTGACCAAATCGCTGGCGCTGGAGTATGGGCCGGCAGGCATCACCGTCAATGCGGTGCCGCCGGGCTTCATCGACACCCCGATGCTGCGCAGCGCGCAGTCCCGCGGCGTCATCGGCGACGTGCAAGCGACGATCAACGCCACCCCCGTCCGCCGGATGGGCAAACCTGACGACATCGCCGCGGCGTGTGCCTTCCTGATTTCCGACGAGGCCGGTTACATCACCGGTCAGATCCTCGGTGTCAACGGAGGGCGCAACACCTGA
- a CDS encoding CapA family protein, whose protein sequence is MTVIFLTGDVMTGRAIDQLLPHPGDPELRESVVRDARRYISLAERVHGPIQAPVDYTWPWGEALDIVGSFAPDVRLLNLETSITTCADFAPGKAVHYRMHPDNIECLTAIRADVCTLANNHVLDFGHRGLRDTLRAIADTGIRSTGAGLDAGQAWRPAVVARAVIAGCGMRSSGIPPAWAATDQRPGVAYVPDMSDDAADVIAERVHDVTRPGDTAVVSVHWGSNWGYDVRDAQIRFAHRLIDAGIDLVHGHSSHHPRPIEWYRGKLIMYGCGDTVDDYEGITGYESFRHELRLLYFASDDERALRMVPMRMRRMRLERTPDSDAEWLRANLQDISRPFGTRVERAPDGVLLTVG, encoded by the coding sequence GTGACCGTCATCTTCCTCACCGGTGACGTGATGACTGGGCGTGCGATCGACCAATTGTTGCCGCATCCCGGCGATCCGGAACTGCGCGAGAGCGTCGTCCGCGACGCACGCAGGTACATCTCGCTGGCCGAGCGCGTGCACGGTCCCATCCAGGCACCGGTCGACTACACGTGGCCCTGGGGCGAGGCGCTCGACATCGTGGGTTCGTTCGCCCCCGATGTGCGGCTACTCAATCTGGAGACCAGCATCACCACGTGCGCCGACTTCGCGCCGGGGAAGGCCGTGCACTACCGAATGCATCCGGACAACATCGAATGCCTGACCGCGATCCGCGCGGATGTCTGCACGCTGGCGAACAATCACGTGCTCGACTTCGGTCATCGCGGACTGCGCGACACGTTGCGGGCCATCGCAGATACCGGAATACGCAGCACCGGTGCGGGTTTGGACGCCGGGCAGGCGTGGCGTCCCGCCGTGGTAGCCAGGGCGGTGATCGCGGGCTGCGGCATGCGGTCGAGCGGCATTCCGCCTGCGTGGGCCGCGACGGATCAGCGACCTGGTGTTGCGTACGTACCGGACATGTCGGACGACGCCGCCGACGTGATCGCCGAACGGGTACACGACGTGACACGACCGGGCGACACCGCGGTGGTGTCGGTGCATTGGGGCTCGAACTGGGGCTACGACGTGCGTGATGCGCAAATCCGGTTCGCGCACAGGCTGATTGACGCAGGCATCGATCTGGTGCATGGCCATTCGTCGCACCATCCGCGGCCGATCGAGTGGTATCGGGGGAAGCTGATCATGTACGGCTGCGGTGACACCGTCGACGACTACGAAGGCATCACCGGATACGAATCATTCCGGCACGAACTGCGGCTGCTGTACTTCGCGTCGGACGACGAACGCGCACTGCGGATGGTGCCGATGCGGATGAGACGGATGCGGCTCGAGCGCACACCCGATTCCGATGCCGAGTGGCTGCGCGCGAACCTCCAGGACATCAGCCGACCGTTCGGCACCAGGGTCGAACGGGCGCCGGACGGCGTACTGTTGACCGTCGGCTAG
- a CDS encoding thioesterase family protein has protein sequence MPTQPAHFALTGDGGYLPTSFAQSHWGDDHLNGPAVVGLAARELEKHAGSPDFTPARFTADLFRAARNTPTTIDVRTVRDGRRVRTTECDVVQDGRPVTRATLVQYRRSAPPPGREWSASVAHPQPPEPDDSIQPFVGSAEVGWTRSPAAHQNDSRKCFFNDGIKVVAGEENSAFVRAVMLAESTSLVTNLGTRGIGYINGDLTAAFARLPVDAWIAVQADSHWTSDGISVGTATLFDSQGPFGTGMVTAVANPAAQIDFSTRPTLVQGLNYE, from the coding sequence ATGCCAACGCAACCGGCCCATTTCGCCCTGACTGGCGACGGCGGTTACCTCCCGACGTCGTTCGCGCAGAGCCACTGGGGCGATGACCATCTCAACGGTCCTGCCGTTGTCGGACTGGCTGCACGCGAACTCGAAAAGCACGCTGGGTCACCAGACTTCACGCCCGCTCGGTTCACCGCCGACCTGTTCAGGGCCGCACGCAACACCCCGACGACCATCGATGTCCGCACCGTGCGTGACGGCCGGCGGGTGCGCACCACGGAATGCGATGTGGTGCAGGACGGCAGACCGGTGACGCGCGCGACACTTGTGCAGTACCGGCGTTCAGCACCACCACCCGGTCGGGAGTGGAGCGCGTCGGTCGCGCATCCTCAGCCGCCCGAGCCCGACGATTCGATCCAGCCGTTCGTCGGCAGTGCGGAGGTGGGCTGGACCCGGTCGCCCGCCGCGCACCAGAACGATTCTCGTAAGTGCTTCTTCAACGACGGAATCAAAGTGGTTGCGGGCGAGGAGAACTCCGCCTTCGTCCGGGCCGTCATGCTCGCCGAGTCGACAAGTCTGGTCACCAACCTCGGTACTCGGGGCATCGGCTACATCAACGGGGACCTGACCGCCGCGTTCGCCCGGTTGCCCGTCGACGCCTGGATCGCGGTACAGGCGGACTCACACTGGACGTCCGACGGCATTTCGGTCGGTACCGCGACACTTTTCGATTCGCAAGGCCCGTTCGGCACGGGGATGGTCACCGCGGTCGCCAATCCCGCAGCACAGATTGACTTTTCGACCCGGCCGACGCTGGTGCAGGGCCTCAACTACGAGTAG